Proteins co-encoded in one Candidatus Bathyarchaeota archaeon genomic window:
- a CDS encoding zinc finger domain-containing protein → MSEKLSLVTCTSCGKPIPPVSESTKFLCPNCGEIQIKRDGKCRKFGRLYKCPKCGFTGP, encoded by the coding sequence ATGTCAGAAAAACTCTCATTAGTCACATGCACCAGTTGCGGCAAACCAATCCCACCAGTCAGCGAATCCACCAAATTCCTCTGCCCCAATTGCGGTGAAATCCAGATAAAACGCGACGGAAAATGCCGCAAATTCGGCAGACTCTACAAATGCCCAAAATGCGGATTTACAGGACCATAA
- a CDS encoding elongation factor 1-beta, whose product MGSVIVTYKVFPEDIVISFDDLKTKIQAILPADSTIEGWGEEPIAFGLKALLLQARFPEEKSGIVDEFETALAKIPGVSQAQTFMVRRSSR is encoded by the coding sequence ATGGGTAGCGTAATAGTAACCTACAAAGTCTTCCCAGAAGACATCGTCATAAGCTTTGATGACTTAAAAACGAAAATCCAAGCCATTCTACCTGCAGACTCAACCATCGAAGGATGGGGCGAAGAACCCATAGCATTCGGCCTCAAAGCACTCCTCTTACAAGCCAGATTCCCAGAAGAAAAATCAGGCATCGTTGACGAATTCGAAACAGCCCTTGCCAAAATCCCAGGAGTTAGCCAAGCACAAACCTTCATGGTGCGAAGGTCAAGCCGCTAA
- a CDS encoding CDC48 family AAA ATPase, translating into MSEVQLRVGDARQRDVGRGIARIDQRTMQKLGISAGDVIEIVNKRTTSAIAWPAYSEDQNRDIIRIDGFTRKNCGVAINEYVVVRPAKVKTALSITLAPVDMRLNVDEDFTNFVKNRLMERTLVEGDTTLVMMLGHAIPFTVSKTRPHGIIKVTTETRLTILNEPAPEGKGLPRTTYEDIGGLHEEIQRVREMVELPLRHPELFQRLGIEPPKGVLLHGPPGCGKTLLARAVANESEANFYSINGPEIMSKFYGESEARLREIFQQAQQNAPSIIFVDELDAIAPKREEVTGEVERRVVAQLLALMDGLSGRGNVIVIGATNRPGALDPALRRPGRFDREIEIAVPDKKGRYEVLQIHTRGMPLAEDVDLKKLSEMTHGYTGADLSALSRETAMKALRRYLPQINLEEERIPPAVLEKMEVKMNDFIDAYKEVTPTAMREVYIEVSTVHWEDAGGLEEVKQHLKEAVEWPLKSPEIFSRLGIRPPKGILLYGPPGCGKTLLARAVATESEANFISIKGPEVFSKWVGESEKAIREVFRKARMAAPAVIFLDEIDSLTPRRGLGMSDSGVSERVISQLLTEMDGITTLQDIVVIAATNRPDMVDSAVLRPGRFDRLIYVPEPDEKSRLQVFKIYTKGMPISSDVDLNQLALMTKYYSGADIESLCREAAMHALRRDVNSREVTMKDFQDAMKEMGPSITPDMEKWYKSFMQQIRQVQKPATPVA; encoded by the coding sequence ATGAGCGAAGTACAACTCCGTGTTGGAGACGCAAGACAAAGAGATGTAGGCAGAGGAATAGCCCGCATCGACCAGCGAACCATGCAAAAACTAGGCATAAGCGCAGGAGACGTTATCGAAATCGTAAACAAACGTACAACCAGCGCCATCGCATGGCCAGCATACAGCGAAGACCAAAACCGCGACATCATCCGCATCGACGGTTTTACACGCAAAAACTGCGGTGTAGCAATTAACGAATACGTGGTCGTGCGTCCAGCAAAAGTGAAAACAGCCCTCTCCATAACGCTTGCACCCGTGGACATGAGGCTAAACGTTGACGAAGACTTCACTAATTTTGTTAAAAACCGCCTCATGGAACGCACCCTAGTCGAAGGCGACACAACCCTAGTCATGATGCTAGGACACGCCATACCATTCACAGTGTCAAAAACCAGACCCCACGGCATCATTAAAGTAACAACTGAAACACGCCTAACCATCCTAAACGAACCTGCACCAGAAGGCAAAGGCTTACCACGCACAACATACGAAGACATAGGAGGACTCCACGAAGAAATCCAACGCGTCCGCGAAATGGTAGAACTCCCACTTCGCCACCCAGAACTCTTCCAACGCTTAGGAATCGAACCGCCAAAAGGCGTACTCCTTCATGGTCCACCTGGCTGCGGCAAAACACTCCTTGCACGGGCGGTAGCTAATGAGTCAGAAGCAAACTTCTACTCCATTAACGGACCAGAAATCATGAGCAAATTCTACGGCGAATCCGAAGCACGTTTACGTGAGATTTTCCAGCAAGCCCAACAGAATGCACCGAGCATTATATTTGTTGATGAGTTGGACGCTATAGCGCCTAAACGTGAAGAAGTCACAGGCGAAGTTGAAAGACGCGTTGTTGCACAACTGCTCGCACTTATGGATGGCTTATCAGGCAGAGGAAACGTAATCGTCATCGGCGCAACTAACCGTCCTGGCGCGCTTGACCCAGCACTAAGACGCCCAGGAAGGTTTGACCGCGAAATAGAAATTGCTGTTCCAGACAAAAAAGGACGCTACGAAGTACTTCAAATTCACACACGCGGCATGCCACTGGCTGAGGATGTTGATTTAAAGAAGCTTTCAGAGATGACTCACGGCTACACGGGCGCAGACCTTTCCGCGTTGAGCAGAGAAACAGCTATGAAAGCGCTTCGCAGGTATCTGCCACAGATTAACCTTGAGGAAGAGCGTATTCCGCCTGCTGTTTTGGAAAAGATGGAAGTCAAGATGAACGACTTCATTGACGCTTACAAGGAAGTCACGCCGACAGCTATGCGGGAAGTCTACATAGAAGTTTCCACGGTTCACTGGGAAGACGCTGGCGGCCTAGAAGAAGTAAAGCAGCACCTCAAAGAAGCAGTTGAGTGGCCCCTAAAGAGCCCTGAAATTTTCAGCCGCTTAGGAATCAGACCGCCAAAAGGCATACTACTTTATGGTCCACCTGGCTGCGGCAAAACACTGCTAGCTCGCGCAGTCGCGACCGAGAGTGAGGCGAACTTTATTTCCATTAAGGGACCTGAAGTTTTCTCCAAATGGGTTGGTGAATCAGAGAAAGCTATCCGCGAAGTTTTCCGTAAGGCACGGATGGCTGCTCCAGCAGTGATTTTCCTAGACGAGATTGATTCTCTAACGCCAAGGCGCGGTTTAGGCATGAGTGACAGCGGCGTTTCAGAGCGTGTCATTAGCCAGTTGCTGACAGAAATGGACGGCATAACAACCTTGCAGGACATTGTAGTCATCGCCGCAACCAACCGCCCAGACATGGTGGATTCCGCCGTTTTGCGTCCCGGCAGGTTTGACAGGTTGATTTATGTGCCTGAGCCTGATGAGAAGAGTCGTTTGCAGGTCTTCAAGATTTACACTAAGGGTATGCCGATTAGTAGCGATGTGGATTTGAACCAGTTGGCATTGATGACTAAGTATTATTCTGGTGCTGACATTGAATCTTTGTGCCGGGAAGCTGCGATGCATGCATTGAGACGCGATGTGAATTCCCGTGAGGTTACGATGAAGGATTTCCAAGATGCCATGAAAGAGATGGGGCCGTCAATCACGCCTGACATGGAGAAGTGGTATAAGAGTTTCATGCAGCAAATCCGACAAGTACAAAAGCCAGCAACCCCTGTAGCTTAG